The DNA sequence AGGCCGATCCCGTAGACCAGGATCGCGGCGCCGATGCCCTGATTGCCCTGGACGAGCGGGAAGAGCGCCCACCCCGAGGGGCCGATCGCGGTGGAGCCCGCGCTCACCCCCAACTGGTTGGCCAGGCCGAGGAAGCTGCCCCCGACCGCGCCCCCGGCGCAGGCGGTCAGGAACGGGCGGCCCAGCGGCAGCGTCACTCCGTAGATCAGCGGCTCCCCCACGCCGAGCACGCCGGCGGGCAGCGCCGAGCGGATGGTGGCGCGGATGCCCTCGTTGTTCTTCAGGCGCAGGTAGATCGCCGCCGCCGCGCCGACCTGCCCCGCACCGGCCATCGCCAGCACCGGCAGAAGCACCGTGTAGCCGTCCACGTCGATCAGGGTCGTGTGGATCGGGATGAGGGCCTGGTGCAGCCCCAGCATCACCAGGGGCAGGAACAGTCCGCCCAGCAGCAGCCCGGCCAGCGCTCCCGCCTGCCCCAGCAGCCAGTTCGCCGCCACACCGATGGCCGCGGACACCTCGCCCGCCACGAACATCAGCCCGTACACCGTGACGAGCCCCGAGACCAGCACCGCGACGGTGGGGGTGATGAGGATGTCCAGCGTCTCGGGCACCCACCGGCGGGTCCAGCGCTCCACATAGGCGCACAGCACCGCCGCCCCGAGGGCGCCGAGGACGCCGCCCTGGCCGGGTTCGAGCGCGACCCCGAACGCCCGGATGTCGGCCACCCCGCTGAACGGGATGATCGCGGCGACCGCGCCGCCCAGGATCGGGGTGCCGCCGAACTCCTTGGCGGCGTTCATCCCCACGAACACCATGATCAGCGACATGAAGCCCACGGCGATCGCGTTCAGCGCCGGCAGCAGGGGGGTCAGCCAGCCGAGGTTGGTGAACACGCCGGTGACCCCGGCCAGGATGCCGCAGGCGATCAGCGCGGGGATCAGCGGCACGAAGATGTTGGCGATGCGCCGCAGGAGGAGCTTGAACGGGGTCGCGTTGCGCCGCTTGTTCTCCGCGCGGATCGCCGCGCCCTTGGCGGCGAGCGCTTCGGCGTCGACGGCCGCGCCCTGGGCCGACCCCGCCGAATCCGCCTGCGAAGAGGCGTCCGCGCCGTCGCCGGAGGGGGTCTGGGATTCGACGAGCCGGGAGAACTCCGCGGCGACCTTGGAGACGGCGGCCGGGCCCAGCACGATCTGGAAGGTCTCGTCCTCGACGACGCCCATCACTTTCGGGTGGTCGCGGATCTCCTGCTCGCGGACCTGTGCGCGATCGGCCACGCCGATCCGCAGCCGGCTGATGCAGTTGGTGACGGAGGTGACGTTGTCCTCGCCGCCGACCAGCGCGAGCAGGTCCCGTGCGGTTGCCGCGTGGCCGGTGGCACCCGAGTCGCTCATTAGCAGCTTCCTTCCGAGCTCGGGGGTTGGGGGGTGCGGGGGAACTCAGTCCCCGGGTGCGGCCGATTCGACCGCCTCGCGGAGTCGGCCGCCGCAGGCGCGGAGGAGGCGCCGGGCCTCCTCCGCGTCGACGCGGCCGAGAACGGTGAGGATGGCGGTCTTGACGTCGCCGCCGCTCGCGGACAGGGCTGCGCCCACCTCGTCGTCGGCGGCCCCGGTGGCCATCTCCACGATCCGGTGCGAGCGTGCGCGCAGCTTGTCGTTGGTGCTGCGCAGGTCCACCATCAGGTTTCCGTAGGTCTTGCCCAGGCGGATCATGGCGACGGTGGACAGTGTGTTGAGGACCAGTTTCTGTGCGGTGCCGGCCTTGAGGCGGGTGGAGCCGACGATCAGCTCGGGGCCGGTGTCGACCTCGACCGCGTGGTCGGCGGCCGCACCCAGCGGCGAGCCGGGGTTGGAGGAGACGGCGACCGTCAGCGCGCCGCGTTCGGCGGCGTGGCGGAGGGCGGCGACGGAGTAGGGGGTCCGGCCCGAGGCGGAGATGCCCACCACGGTGTCGTCACCGGTGAGGTCCAGGGCGTCCAGGTCGGCTGCGGCGGCCCGGGGATCGTCCTCGGCACCCTCGACGGCGTCGCGGACGGCGGTCGGACCGCCGGCGATCAGCCCGATCACCTGCTCGGGGTCGGTGTTGAAGGTCGGCGGGCACTCCGAGGCGTCCAGCACGCCCATCCGGCCGGCGGTGCCGGCGCCGGCGTAGACGAGCCGGCCGCCGCGGGCCATGCGGGCGGCGATGGCGTCCGCGGCGGCGGCGATGACCGCGGCGGCGGCGCCGACCGCGGGGGCCACGGTCGCGTCTTCGGCGTTCATGGCGCGCACGATGGCCTCGGTGTCCATGCGGTCGATGCCGCTGAGGTCCGTGCGGCGCGCTTCGGTCGCCAACCCGGTGAGATCGGCCCGCAGGTCGTGGACCGGGCTGTCGGCGCCGCTGGTGTGCGTAGTGGCCATGAGGAGGCGCGATCCCTTCGACGTGGGCATCCATCTGCCGTGCTCGCTTAGCCCCGTAAATTTCTACCATGCACTCCACATGTCAAGTAAAAAACTTTCTTTCGAGGGCACAGCGGTGCCGTCACGACCGCTTCGCGGGTGGTGGTGCAGCGTTGCAGGGGCGAATCCCCCGCCGCTCGGCGGCAAGCCGGCATCGGCGCTTCGCGCCCGCGGCCCCATCGCCGCAGCCTGCTGTGGCGGCGGTGTTGCGCGCGGTTCGGCGAGGTGCCTCGGGCGGAGCCGGGCGCCTTCGG is a window from the Streptomonospora litoralis genome containing:
- a CDS encoding PTS transporter subunit EIIC produces the protein MSDSGATGHAATARDLLALVGGEDNVTSVTNCISRLRIGVADRAQVREQEIRDHPKVMGVVEDETFQIVLGPAAVSKVAAEFSRLVESQTPSGDGADASSQADSAGSAQGAAVDAEALAAKGAAIRAENKRRNATPFKLLLRRIANIFVPLIPALIACGILAGVTGVFTNLGWLTPLLPALNAIAVGFMSLIMVFVGMNAAKEFGGTPILGGAVAAIIPFSGVADIRAFGVALEPGQGGVLGALGAAVLCAYVERWTRRWVPETLDILITPTVAVLVSGLVTVYGLMFVAGEVSAAIGVAANWLLGQAGALAGLLLGGLFLPLVMLGLHQALIPIHTTLIDVDGYTVLLPVLAMAGAGQVGAAAAIYLRLKNNEGIRATIRSALPAGVLGVGEPLIYGVTLPLGRPFLTACAGGAVGGSFLGLANQLGVSAGSTAIGPSGWALFPLVQGNQGIGAAILVYGIGLLVGYAAGFVLTYFFGFSRQAAAELNAAESAAPDASPADDPAAAPAEDPARSPTPSPASSPS
- the murQ gene encoding N-acetylmuramic acid 6-phosphate etherase, translating into MATTHTSGADSPVHDLRADLTGLATEARRTDLSGIDRMDTEAIVRAMNAEDATVAPAVGAAAAVIAAAADAIAARMARGGRLVYAGAGTAGRMGVLDASECPPTFNTDPEQVIGLIAGGPTAVRDAVEGAEDDPRAAAADLDALDLTGDDTVVGISASGRTPYSVAALRHAAERGALTVAVSSNPGSPLGAAADHAVEVDTGPELIVGSTRLKAGTAQKLVLNTLSTVAMIRLGKTYGNLMVDLRSTNDKLRARSHRIVEMATGAADDEVGAALSASGGDVKTAILTVLGRVDAEEARRLLRACGGRLREAVESAAPGD